The Silene latifolia isolate original U9 population chromosome X, ASM4854445v1, whole genome shotgun sequence genome contains the following window.
aacggttcataattcatagatacctaattattttaaagcagtttaaaatattgatggattaaattcatattacaagtttaatatgaattaagattaaaattaatgtgattaattgaaaaattgtcacttaatttaatcaattaaataggtggtttggataaaattaatctacataattaaagaattatgtcttgtatgtttaatttttttagttgatggattttatttagttgaatgaatcgtttgaatggttAAAATGTTTGATATAAGGTTCGAACCACTAACCTTTAAAATATATGGTTAAAGAGGGGACTTAGGCAAGGAGATCCCATATCCCCCCTCATCTTTACTATGTGCATGGAGTACTTAACCAGAATGATCAAGTATGCCACTGCTAGATGGCCCTTCCATTACCATCCTCTATGCAAAGCCACAaaattgaaccatttgatttttgcATATGACCTGCTTATGTTTTGTAAGGGTGACACTCAGTCTATTGTTTTACTCCTAAGAGCTTTCTCTTCATTCTCTAAAGCTTCTGGACTTACAATGAACAACTCAAAGTCAGAAGTTTACTATAATGGGGTAGCTCAGCAGCTCAAAGATGATATCCATTAGTTTGCAGGGTTTGAGGAAGGGACAATGCCTTTCAGATATTTGGGTGTACCAATACAAGCAGGGAGGTTGACAAAAAAAGAGTGCAATATCCTGACTGAAAGAATGGTGGCAAGAATAAGAAGCTTAGGTGCCGGGAAGTTATCTTATGCGGGGGATAACTCTTATTAATGCTTTGTGCTAAATACTCTATATTCTTACTGGGCAGGGATTTTTCTGATTCCAAAGAGTGTGATCAAGAGAATAGAAGccatttgtagaaactttctCTGGGATGGTAGTTCTGAATATCACAAGGTACCCCTTGTCGCCTGGGAAACTGTTACTCTCCCAAAGAATGAGGGTGGCCTTGGTATCAAAAGAGCTCTTACCTGGAATTATGCTACTATAGGCAAACTGGTTGATTGGGTCTATACAAAATCTGACAGACTATGGATCAAGTGGGTCCATCAGCTCTATATCAAGGATAAAGACTGGCACAATTACTCTCCTCCCTCAGATGCTGCGTGGGCTTGGAAAAATATCTGTAAAATAAAAGAGATGATCAAAAATGGTTATGTAGCTAATACCTGGATTCTTAACACTAAAGGGTACACAGTTAGCAGTGGCTACGAATGGCTTAGACATAAGCAACCTCAACAGCACTGGACTCCTATGATATGGAGTAACTGGAACATCCCTAAGCATGCTATCATCACTTGGATCAGTATGCATAAGGGACTAAAAGTGAAAGAGAAACTGTTCAGATTGGGATGCTGCACTGATGACGGGTGCATCATCTGTGACAGGGAAGTTGAGACTCAGGCTCATTTGTTTTTCGACTGTCCCTATATCAACCAAGTACTGCAACTGCTGGAACAGTGGTGTGGCTTCAGAATACATGTCAGTATGCTTGGAGGACTGCAAAATgccaaaaactgtctaaaacaGCAAGTTCACTACCTGCTGTGGAATGCTCTTTACTACCATGTATGGAGTCAAAGGAATGCTGCTCGTATTCAGTCTGTTCTCATCAGACCTCAGAAACTGGCTGAAATGATCAAGGATGAGGTATGTCGCAGGATAAAAGTCACGATGGGTAGGAGTCCTAGCAGGAATGATAGCACATGGTTGAGGAAATGGGGCTTATGATATTAGTTGTGATACAATTTGATAGgatgttaagttggttgtaaaCTTAATGATTTACTTATGTAGCATCCGTGATGGCTTGGTAGTGGAGACTTAGTGCCTGTACTAAGTCCTTATCTTGTATGTACCTATTTTTTGAGCTTATATATACcctctcacattttaccaaaaaaaaaaaaaaatgtttgaatggtttaattaacgtatttttgcaatcggttataatttgtaatacctagtgtggccttagtcaaattatgttttcgtaatgatgggaacataatttttaatgtaatttgagatctcgaatctcctttatttttctttagtttttgggttttgaaattagaaagtaataaataggtttattatgtaaatttatttattgtaatttttcaaagaagactaaagatggagattggagcacactcccgctacatggatcaagatggaacatcaagacaagcttctcgggtccatggatggattccaaagttgtatttatgttcattttgataggatagaccacactaggactttattttttagttttacgttttaccgttcttattgattttcattcacatgctagttaatggaTCATATtctgcctaaaaccaaaccacctactaaaatgcatgaaaattgacacatataggttgtagttagttttcatagacatacagatgtcacatgtttattaagccatcatcttagttcattcattcacgcatgctagatattagttcacttaaaatgaattaaataaagttgatgggatcttcctctaaaacggaaattgagattagtctttataagggcaaacaactatgaatcccttcttcgtcggtaggcataatatgaccccttctacgttgggtaagtagtttgtgttgacttagtttatctcaacattatagtccgaagagtttctcgtgattatgatggactaaagatagaattagcagaaatttatcgaccaagaattctaacagtagaattagccaaaaggttggcttatcaatttacagataattgagtcttgggatcatttatataattcttgtggaaggtcaattgtataaatgcttgagtcttcgcgttatgacattagatcattagactttaaattaaaatcgatgcacatgcttattatttattctccttttcgcagtgtagaacacgtttattttactgttacaacaaatggctggaaataacgaaatcccaatgccaagtgccacacttggacgcgagtcctggctggaAGTTTTTATGGAGAACATGAATCAAGACacgcgatcaagaatgatgggtccaactttggatCGGGAGGCGCGCTACGGAATCTTTGTCATTTGCTTGACGGTAAGCTCAactacttaactgagccaataccggtcaaaccagcccccaatgcgggagttaacgagttacttgcttatagtgatttcgttatggaagcgggtgcgataaagaacgtactcatctttgcaatggaaaccaatgtgcagagacgcttcattgcccaaggtgcgaacaagattttcaccacgctcactaacgagttctcaaaagcaccgtggatcgttacttatgagcatacctgtcgcttctttgatgcgaaactccaaaagggccaaccggttagcccacacattcttaacatgattgagaatgtcgagaagttggaggcacttgattgcaaaatcagtgagagcattgtcattgaccgaatgcttcattctcttcacgatagttttgcccttttcagggcgaactactacatgaatgacttgaaaaagagtcctcatgagctacactcccttctcgtatggggccgagaaggatatgaaattgagtgggagcatgaagcaggatgttctcacgatttccaacaagggtaaaggtaagggcaaagctccaggcgacctaactgtaggtaagccaaaattcaagaagccaggaaacggtaagagtgggcccggtgagactagtggctc
Protein-coding sequences here:
- the LOC141619273 gene encoding uncharacterized protein LOC141619273, giving the protein MISISLQGLRKGQCLSDIWVYQYKQGGIFLIPKSVIKRIEAICRNFLWDGSSEYHKVPLVAWETVTLPKNEGGLGIKRALTWNYATIGKLVDWVYTKSDRLWIKWVHQLYIKDKDWHNYSPPSDAAWAWKNICKIKEMIKNGYVANTWILNTKGYTVSSGYEWLRHKQPQQHWTPMIWSNWNIPKHAIITWISMHKGLKVKEKLFRLGCCTDDGCIICDREVETQAHLFFDCPYINQVLQLLEQWCGFRIHVSMLGGLQNAKNCLKQQVHYLLWNALYYHVWSQRNAARIQSVLIRPQKLAEMIKDEVCRRIKVTMGRSPSRNDSTWLRKWGL